One window of the Eucalyptus grandis isolate ANBG69807.140 chromosome 8, ASM1654582v1, whole genome shotgun sequence genome contains the following:
- the LOC104417119 gene encoding UPF0481 protein At3g47200 isoform X5, translating to MSNHQRNQHAGIYDRSMVQDHVSIHIESMLCSMPPTSPEHSIFRVRHQLREVNEKAYDPEILAIGPYHYGNDKFKFMEVQKLRYLQQLLKRRKEESVDGYMPTLRELERQARNCYAETIDLSQEKFLAMMLIDGCFIVELFRKYNMKIPTDKDDPVLHICGIPNSIRRDLLLLENQLPLFVLSKLYDLTKGPDEHHEFSEVAAMYFNFELGGPGQNWTIGKREHLLHLYHGWCTSGLPETPELNCIPVMPSAIELRESGVRFKAVQGGQLSDIKFKNETLELPVLYVEDNTESKFRNLIAYEQHRQSSDINCFTDYATFMDCLINSSKDVEVLRRAGIFKNYLGNDEVVAQMFNKIGDHVAISDSYYSEIFQNVNAHCNKRMNVWMAKLRRKYFHSPWASLSVLAAIVLLLLTAAQTIFTILSYTK from the coding sequence CATGCTGGGATCTATGACCGTTCCATGGTGCAAGATCATGTCTCAATCCACATTGAGAGTATGCTTTGCAGCATGCCTCCCACCTCACCAGAGCATAGTATATTTAGGGTTCGTCATCAATTACGTGAAGTCAACGAGAAAGCCTATGACCCAGAGATTCTAGCCATCGGCCCTTATCACTATGGAAATGACAAGTTCAAATTCATGGAGGTGCAAAAACTGCGATACCTGCAGCAATTGCTTaagaggagaaaggaggaaagcGTCGACGGGTATATGCCAACTCTTAGGGAACTGGAACGGCAGGCGCGTAATTGCTATGCGGAAACCATCGACCTCTCCCAAGAAAAGTTTCTTGCGATGATGCTCATTGATGGCTGTTTCATCGTTGAGTTGTTCCGTAAGTACAATATGAAGATACCGACAGACAAAGACGACCCGGTTCTTCATATATGTGGGATTCCAAACAGCATTAGGCGTGATTTACTGCTGCTGGAGAACCAACTCCCACTTTTCGTCTTAAGCAAGCTATATGACCTGACTAAAGGTCCGGACGAGCATCATGAGTTCAGCGAAGTCGCCGCCATGTACTTCAATTTTGAGCTAGGAGGACCCGGCCAAAATTGGACGATTGGCAAGAGGGAACATCTCCTGCATCTATATCACGGATGGTGCACTTCTGGCTTGCCTGAAACGCCCGAGCTAAACTGCATACCAGTCATGCCCTCGGCAATTGAGCTAAGGGAGTCAGGAGTTAGGTTTAAGGCCGTGCAAGGGGGCCAACTGAGCGATATCAAATTCAAGAACGAGACACTTGAGCTACCGGTCTTGTATGTAGAGGACAACACCGAATCAAAGTTTCGAAACCTGATCGCATACGAGCAGCATCGTCAAAGCAGTGACATCAACTGCTTCACAGATTATGCGACCTTCATGGATTGCCTCATAAACTCTTCAAAGGACGTCGAGGTGCTTCGCCGCGCAGGGATTTTTAAGAATTACTTGGGCAATGACGAGGTTGTTGCGCAAATGTTCAACAAGATTGGTGACCATGTCGCTATATCCGATTCATATTACTCCGAGATCTTCCAAAATGTGAATGCACATTGCAACAAGAGGATGAATGTCTGGATGGCGAAACTGAGGAGGAAATATTTCCATAGTCCTTGGGCTTCCTTGTCCGTTCTCGCAGCCATCGTGTTGCTCCTTCTCACAGCAGCACAAACCATATTTACTATTCTTTCTTACACAAAGTAA
- the LOC104417119 gene encoding UPF0481 protein At3g47200 isoform X6 — protein sequence MSNHQFNQHAGIYDRSMVQDHVSIHIESMLCSMPPTSPEHSIFRVRHQLREVNEKAYDPEILAIGPYHYGNDKFKFMEVQKLRYLQQLLKRRKEESVDGYMPTLRELERQARNCYAETIDLSQEKFLAMMLIDGCFIVELFRKYNMKIPTDKDDPVLHICGIPNSIRRDLLLLENQLPLFVLSKLYDLTKGPDEHHEFSEVAAMYFNFELGGPGQNWTIGKREHLLHLYHGWCTSGLPETPELNCIPVMPSAIELRESGVRFKAVQGGQLSDIKFKNETLELPVLYVEDNTESKFRNLIAYEQHRQSSDINCFTDYATFMDCLINSSKDVEVLRRAGIFKNYLGNDEVVAQMFNKIGDHVAISDSYYSEIFQNVNAHCNKRMNVWMAKLRRKYFHSPWASLSVLAAIVLLLLTAAQTIFTILSYTK from the exons ATGAGCAATCACCAATTCAATCAA CATGCTGGGATCTATGACCGTTCCATGGTGCAAGATCATGTCTCAATCCACATTGAGAGTATGCTTTGCAGCATGCCTCCCACCTCACCAGAGCATAGTATATTTAGGGTTCGTCATCAATTACGTGAAGTCAACGAGAAAGCCTATGACCCAGAGATTCTAGCCATCGGCCCTTATCACTATGGAAATGACAAGTTCAAATTCATGGAGGTGCAAAAACTGCGATACCTGCAGCAATTGCTTaagaggagaaaggaggaaagcGTCGACGGGTATATGCCAACTCTTAGGGAACTGGAACGGCAGGCGCGTAATTGCTATGCGGAAACCATCGACCTCTCCCAAGAAAAGTTTCTTGCGATGATGCTCATTGATGGCTGTTTCATCGTTGAGTTGTTCCGTAAGTACAATATGAAGATACCGACAGACAAAGACGACCCGGTTCTTCATATATGTGGGATTCCAAACAGCATTAGGCGTGATTTACTGCTGCTGGAGAACCAACTCCCACTTTTCGTCTTAAGCAAGCTATATGACCTGACTAAAGGTCCGGACGAGCATCATGAGTTCAGCGAAGTCGCCGCCATGTACTTCAATTTTGAGCTAGGAGGACCCGGCCAAAATTGGACGATTGGCAAGAGGGAACATCTCCTGCATCTATATCACGGATGGTGCACTTCTGGCTTGCCTGAAACGCCCGAGCTAAACTGCATACCAGTCATGCCCTCGGCAATTGAGCTAAGGGAGTCAGGAGTTAGGTTTAAGGCCGTGCAAGGGGGCCAACTGAGCGATATCAAATTCAAGAACGAGACACTTGAGCTACCGGTCTTGTATGTAGAGGACAACACCGAATCAAAGTTTCGAAACCTGATCGCATACGAGCAGCATCGTCAAAGCAGTGACATCAACTGCTTCACAGATTATGCGACCTTCATGGATTGCCTCATAAACTCTTCAAAGGACGTCGAGGTGCTTCGCCGCGCAGGGATTTTTAAGAATTACTTGGGCAATGACGAGGTTGTTGCGCAAATGTTCAACAAGATTGGTGACCATGTCGCTATATCCGATTCATATTACTCCGAGATCTTCCAAAATGTGAATGCACATTGCAACAAGAGGATGAATGTCTGGATGGCGAAACTGAGGAGGAAATATTTCCATAGTCCTTGGGCTTCCTTGTCCGTTCTCGCAGCCATCGTGTTGCTCCTTCTCACAGCAGCACAAACCATATTTACTATTCTTTCTTACACAAAGTAA
- the LOC104417119 gene encoding UPF0481 protein At3g47200 isoform X3 yields MEKNWSSLARRMRNHQFNQPIQHAGIYDRSMVQDHVSIHIESMLCSMPPTSPEHSIFRVRHQLREVNEKAYDPEILAIGPYHYGNDKFKFMEVQKLRYLQQLLKRRKEESVDGYMPTLRELERQARNCYAETIDLSQEKFLAMMLIDGCFIVELFRKYNMKIPTDKDDPVLHICGIPNSIRRDLLLLENQLPLFVLSKLYDLTKGPDEHHEFSEVAAMYFNFELGGPGQNWTIGKREHLLHLYHGWCTSGLPETPELNCIPVMPSAIELRESGVRFKAVQGGQLSDIKFKNETLELPVLYVEDNTESKFRNLIAYEQHRQSSDINCFTDYATFMDCLINSSKDVEVLRRAGIFKNYLGNDEVVAQMFNKIGDHVAISDSYYSEIFQNVNAHCNKRMNVWMAKLRRKYFHSPWASLSVLAAIVLLLLTAAQTIFTILSYTK; encoded by the exons ATGGAGAAGAATTGGTCTAGCTTGGCGAGAAGGATGAGGAATCACCAATTCAATCAA CCGATACAGCATGCTGGGATCTATGACCGTTCCATGGTGCAAGATCATGTCTCAATCCACATTGAGAGTATGCTTTGCAGCATGCCTCCCACCTCACCAGAGCATAGTATATTTAGGGTTCGTCATCAATTACGTGAAGTCAACGAGAAAGCCTATGACCCAGAGATTCTAGCCATCGGCCCTTATCACTATGGAAATGACAAGTTCAAATTCATGGAGGTGCAAAAACTGCGATACCTGCAGCAATTGCTTaagaggagaaaggaggaaagcGTCGACGGGTATATGCCAACTCTTAGGGAACTGGAACGGCAGGCGCGTAATTGCTATGCGGAAACCATCGACCTCTCCCAAGAAAAGTTTCTTGCGATGATGCTCATTGATGGCTGTTTCATCGTTGAGTTGTTCCGTAAGTACAATATGAAGATACCGACAGACAAAGACGACCCGGTTCTTCATATATGTGGGATTCCAAACAGCATTAGGCGTGATTTACTGCTGCTGGAGAACCAACTCCCACTTTTCGTCTTAAGCAAGCTATATGACCTGACTAAAGGTCCGGACGAGCATCATGAGTTCAGCGAAGTCGCCGCCATGTACTTCAATTTTGAGCTAGGAGGACCCGGCCAAAATTGGACGATTGGCAAGAGGGAACATCTCCTGCATCTATATCACGGATGGTGCACTTCTGGCTTGCCTGAAACGCCCGAGCTAAACTGCATACCAGTCATGCCCTCGGCAATTGAGCTAAGGGAGTCAGGAGTTAGGTTTAAGGCCGTGCAAGGGGGCCAACTGAGCGATATCAAATTCAAGAACGAGACACTTGAGCTACCGGTCTTGTATGTAGAGGACAACACCGAATCAAAGTTTCGAAACCTGATCGCATACGAGCAGCATCGTCAAAGCAGTGACATCAACTGCTTCACAGATTATGCGACCTTCATGGATTGCCTCATAAACTCTTCAAAGGACGTCGAGGTGCTTCGCCGCGCAGGGATTTTTAAGAATTACTTGGGCAATGACGAGGTTGTTGCGCAAATGTTCAACAAGATTGGTGACCATGTCGCTATATCCGATTCATATTACTCCGAGATCTTCCAAAATGTGAATGCACATTGCAACAAGAGGATGAATGTCTGGATGGCGAAACTGAGGAGGAAATATTTCCATAGTCCTTGGGCTTCCTTGTCCGTTCTCGCAGCCATCGTGTTGCTCCTTCTCACAGCAGCACAAACCATATTTACTATTCTTTCTTACACAAAGTAA
- the LOC104417119 gene encoding UPF0481 protein At3g47200 isoform X4 produces the protein MEKNWSSLARRMRNHQFNQHAGIYDRSMVQDHVSIHIESMLCSMPPTSPEHSIFRVRHQLREVNEKAYDPEILAIGPYHYGNDKFKFMEVQKLRYLQQLLKRRKEESVDGYMPTLRELERQARNCYAETIDLSQEKFLAMMLIDGCFIVELFRKYNMKIPTDKDDPVLHICGIPNSIRRDLLLLENQLPLFVLSKLYDLTKGPDEHHEFSEVAAMYFNFELGGPGQNWTIGKREHLLHLYHGWCTSGLPETPELNCIPVMPSAIELRESGVRFKAVQGGQLSDIKFKNETLELPVLYVEDNTESKFRNLIAYEQHRQSSDINCFTDYATFMDCLINSSKDVEVLRRAGIFKNYLGNDEVVAQMFNKIGDHVAISDSYYSEIFQNVNAHCNKRMNVWMAKLRRKYFHSPWASLSVLAAIVLLLLTAAQTIFTILSYTK, from the exons ATGGAGAAGAATTGGTCTAGCTTGGCGAGAAGGATGAGGAATCACCAATTCAATCAA CATGCTGGGATCTATGACCGTTCCATGGTGCAAGATCATGTCTCAATCCACATTGAGAGTATGCTTTGCAGCATGCCTCCCACCTCACCAGAGCATAGTATATTTAGGGTTCGTCATCAATTACGTGAAGTCAACGAGAAAGCCTATGACCCAGAGATTCTAGCCATCGGCCCTTATCACTATGGAAATGACAAGTTCAAATTCATGGAGGTGCAAAAACTGCGATACCTGCAGCAATTGCTTaagaggagaaaggaggaaagcGTCGACGGGTATATGCCAACTCTTAGGGAACTGGAACGGCAGGCGCGTAATTGCTATGCGGAAACCATCGACCTCTCCCAAGAAAAGTTTCTTGCGATGATGCTCATTGATGGCTGTTTCATCGTTGAGTTGTTCCGTAAGTACAATATGAAGATACCGACAGACAAAGACGACCCGGTTCTTCATATATGTGGGATTCCAAACAGCATTAGGCGTGATTTACTGCTGCTGGAGAACCAACTCCCACTTTTCGTCTTAAGCAAGCTATATGACCTGACTAAAGGTCCGGACGAGCATCATGAGTTCAGCGAAGTCGCCGCCATGTACTTCAATTTTGAGCTAGGAGGACCCGGCCAAAATTGGACGATTGGCAAGAGGGAACATCTCCTGCATCTATATCACGGATGGTGCACTTCTGGCTTGCCTGAAACGCCCGAGCTAAACTGCATACCAGTCATGCCCTCGGCAATTGAGCTAAGGGAGTCAGGAGTTAGGTTTAAGGCCGTGCAAGGGGGCCAACTGAGCGATATCAAATTCAAGAACGAGACACTTGAGCTACCGGTCTTGTATGTAGAGGACAACACCGAATCAAAGTTTCGAAACCTGATCGCATACGAGCAGCATCGTCAAAGCAGTGACATCAACTGCTTCACAGATTATGCGACCTTCATGGATTGCCTCATAAACTCTTCAAAGGACGTCGAGGTGCTTCGCCGCGCAGGGATTTTTAAGAATTACTTGGGCAATGACGAGGTTGTTGCGCAAATGTTCAACAAGATTGGTGACCATGTCGCTATATCCGATTCATATTACTCCGAGATCTTCCAAAATGTGAATGCACATTGCAACAAGAGGATGAATGTCTGGATGGCGAAACTGAGGAGGAAATATTTCCATAGTCCTTGGGCTTCCTTGTCCGTTCTCGCAGCCATCGTGTTGCTCCTTCTCACAGCAGCACAAACCATATTTACTATTCTTTCTTACACAAAGTAA